The region GCTGACCACGACCGCGCTGAGGCATCCAGCATGTACGTCTTTTGCTACTACCTGGGCTCCTCCATCGTCGGCGCGGCCGCCGGCATCATCTTCGATGGTCTGTCTTGGGCCGGATTCATCGCAGTCTACACCGGCATTGCGCTGCTGCTCTCCGCTGTGACCTGGCAGCTGCACCGTGTGACCAAGGAACGCCAGTACGACTAGGTTCCCGCAATTTCAACGACTAAACTCGGTTTTATGACTGAGGATAAGTGGTCCGCCCGCACCTGGCACCGTCGCGCTTCCAAGCCCGTCACCATCTGGATGATCATCTTCATCGTCTGCGGTGTCGGCCATATCCTCATCCCCAACTACCGTTGGGTACTCATTCACCTGTTTACCCTGGGCATTTTGAGCAATGCCATTCTGGTTTGGTCGCAGCACCTTACCGAAAAGTTCGTCCAGCAACGCCTGCCTGATTCTGCTCGGCCGAAGCAGTTGGCCCGGATTTATATCTTTAATCTCGGTGTCATCATTGTCCTAGCCGGGCAAATACTTATCGATGCCTGGTCGCAACACTGGATCCTAACTCTCACCGGTGCAGCCATTATTTCTGCCATGGTGGCCTGGCACGGATTCGTGTTATTTACACAGTGGAAGTCCGCTGCCAATAAACGTTTCCGCCCGGTGGTTGCTGCCTATGTCTTTTCCGCACTGTGTTTGGCAGTCGGTGCATTCTTTGGCGGTTTCTTGTCGCTTAATCCTGGCAACCCGCAGCTGTTATTGGCCCATATTGGCGCCAATGTCGGTGGCTTTGTCGGCCTGGCCGCCGCCGGATCACTCACCATTTTGTTCCCGGCTATCTGGCGCAGCAATGGCACGAATCGCTACATGAATACCAGCTTTATTCTGCTGGCTGTAGGCGTACTCGGCACCAGTATTGGTTCCCTTATGGGATTCCCGCAGGCCGGTCTGGTGATTTACGTCGTGGGTTGGGTATTAAGCCTCCAGCAATGGCTGGGCACCGCTCTGCGCTCGCGCACTCCGCTGACATATCCTTCGGTGTCCGTCCTGTTGGCCGTCGTCTGGCTGGTTGGCGCGCTCACCTACTACACGGTCCAACACTTCCTCACCGAAGAGCCTGCTTTGCCGACGTTGGCGCTGCTGGTTGGCTTTGCCGCACAATTGCTCATTGGCGTGATGAGCTACCTCTTGCCGACGACCATGGGGGGTGGCCCAGCAGCCGTCCGCGCAGGCCTGCAGAAGCTCAACGGCATGGGCTTGTTCCGCTCCACGCTGATTAACCTCGGTTTGCTGGCCTGGATTACCACGGACATTTCCTGGTTGTCCGTGGTTATGTCGATGTTGAGCCTCGGCGCTCTGGCCGTGTTCCCCATCCTCATGGTGCGCGCGGTCAAGGCACAGCGCGCAGTCATTACCGGCAAAGCTGAGGGCCCACCGCCGCAGGAGTACACCCCGTGGGATCAGGTCGCCGCAGGTATCGCCATCATTGCCGCTATTTGCGTGCTGTTTTTAAGGGCTTAACTCCCGGCGCGCCCTGGTCCATCCACTCGCGCACCACGGCGGTGGCCTGCACATCGCCGCGGTTGTACTCAAGGAGTTGCTCGCGGACGTC is a window of Corynebacterium camporealensis DNA encoding:
- a CDS encoding copper oxidase, which produces MTEDKWSARTWHRRASKPVTIWMIIFIVCGVGHILIPNYRWVLIHLFTLGILSNAILVWSQHLTEKFVQQRLPDSARPKQLARIYIFNLGVIIVLAGQILIDAWSQHWILTLTGAAIISAMVAWHGFVLFTQWKSAANKRFRPVVAAYVFSALCLAVGAFFGGFLSLNPGNPQLLLAHIGANVGGFVGLAAAGSLTILFPAIWRSNGTNRYMNTSFILLAVGVLGTSIGSLMGFPQAGLVIYVVGWVLSLQQWLGTALRSRTPLTYPSVSVLLAVVWLVGALTYYTVQHFLTEEPALPTLALLVGFAAQLLIGVMSYLLPTTMGGGPAAVRAGLQKLNGMGLFRSTLINLGLLAWITTDISWLSVVMSMLSLGALAVFPILMVRAVKAQRAVITGKAEGPPPQEYTPWDQVAAGIAIIAAICVLFLRA